A part of Streptomyces sp. NBC_00557 genomic DNA contains:
- a CDS encoding DNA topoisomerase IB has protein sequence MRLYHSRPTDPGYRRLRHGRGFRYLDTRGEPLRDPAELSRVKGLVIPPAWRDVWICTRANGHLQAVGTDAAGRRQYLYHPQFRAEQEQAKHEHVLDVAEALPAVREAVEGHLSDRGLTRQRVLATAVRLLDLGFFRTGSDRYTELNNSYGLTTLLREHSRCKDGAVLFSFTGKHGKEIVKTVADPATCRTLIALRRRRGGGDRLLAYRQRHTWRELSGDDINAYLRELAGLDITAKDFRTWHATVMAAVALAVSQSVARSETARRRAIARAAREVAGYLGNTPAVCRASYINPRVIELYEEGVTVAAALPQLGREGPYGIPATQGPAERAVLHMLRTGRPPNAE, from the coding sequence ATGCGTCTCTATCACAGTCGTCCCACTGATCCCGGGTACCGCCGCCTACGGCATGGGCGCGGTTTCCGCTATCTCGACACCCGTGGTGAGCCGCTGCGCGATCCGGCGGAGCTGTCCAGGGTCAAGGGGCTGGTGATACCGCCGGCCTGGCGCGATGTGTGGATCTGCACCCGGGCCAACGGGCACCTTCAGGCTGTGGGTACCGACGCTGCCGGCCGCCGCCAGTACCTGTACCATCCCCAGTTCCGTGCCGAGCAGGAGCAGGCCAAGCACGAGCACGTGCTGGACGTCGCCGAGGCCTTGCCCGCGGTGAGGGAGGCAGTCGAGGGGCATCTGAGCGATCGGGGGCTGACCCGGCAGCGGGTCCTGGCCACGGCGGTACGCCTGCTCGACCTCGGCTTCTTCCGCACAGGCAGCGACCGCTACACCGAACTCAACAACAGCTACGGCCTGACCACGCTGTTGCGCGAGCACTCCCGCTGCAAGGACGGCGCCGTGCTGTTCAGCTTCACCGGCAAGCACGGCAAGGAGATCGTGAAGACGGTCGCGGACCCCGCCACCTGCCGCACCCTGATCGCGCTGCGACGGCGCCGGGGCGGGGGCGACCGGCTTCTGGCCTACCGGCAGCGGCACACCTGGCGCGAGCTGAGCGGCGACGACATCAACGCATACCTCAGGGAACTGGCCGGCCTGGACATCACCGCCAAGGACTTCCGCACCTGGCACGCCACCGTCATGGCCGCCGTGGCCCTGGCCGTCTCGCAATCCGTGGCGCGCAGCGAGACCGCCCGGCGCCGGGCCATCGCCCGGGCGGCCCGTGAGGTGGCCGGGTACCTCGGGAACACCCCCGCGGTGTGCCGCGCCTCCTACATCAACCCGCGGGTGATCGAACTGTACGAGGAAGGCGTGACGGTCGCCGCCGCGCTGCCCCAGCTCGGCCGCGAAGGTCCGTACGGGATTCCCGCCACACAAGGACCTGCCGAACGGGCCGTACTGCACATGCTCAGGACCGGCCGCCCGCCGAACGCCGAGTGA
- a CDS encoding glycoside hydrolase family 13 protein: MPGTAPWWRSAVIYQIYIRSFADGNGDGVGDIAGIRSRLPYLKSLGVDAVWINPWYKSPQADHGYDVADYRAIDPLFGTLEEAEQLIEEAHRLGIRVIPDMVPNHTSDQHAWFQAALAAGPGSPERDRYVFRPGRGPDGAEPPNDWVSSFGGPAWTRLPDGDWYLHLFAPQQPDLNWQHPEVRAEFESILRFWFARGVDGFRIDVAHGLIKHPELPDLPPPPAGTGRRHHHLDHPHWDRDEVHDIYRAWRKVADEFPGDRCFVAEAWADTPERLAAYVRPDGLHTAFNFDFLMASWDPKDLRTVIDDSLAMLGAVGAPATWVLSNHDVMRHASRYGRRAARRWVANERYEPQGPLDLELGTRRARAAALLMLALPGGAYIYQGEELGLPEVEDLPDAVLQDPVWERSGHTDRGRDGCRVPLPWSGQAAPYGFSPEGSPAAPWLPQPADWAPLTAEAQTGDGTSMLELYRTALRRRREHPALGDGTLTWLDTPADVLAFRRDPGFLCVVNLSGEPYELPAHSAVLLTSGPVENGRLAPDQAAWLAG; the protein is encoded by the coding sequence ATGCCCGGTACCGCACCCTGGTGGCGCAGCGCCGTCATCTACCAGATCTACATCCGCAGTTTCGCCGACGGCAACGGTGACGGCGTCGGCGACATCGCCGGCATCCGCTCCCGTCTGCCGTACCTGAAGTCGCTCGGCGTGGACGCCGTGTGGATCAACCCCTGGTACAAGTCGCCGCAGGCGGACCACGGTTACGACGTCGCCGACTACCGCGCGATCGACCCGCTGTTCGGCACCCTCGAGGAGGCGGAGCAGCTGATCGAGGAGGCCCACCGGCTCGGGATCCGCGTCATCCCCGACATGGTGCCCAACCACACCTCCGACCAGCACGCCTGGTTCCAGGCCGCGCTGGCGGCCGGACCGGGCAGCCCGGAGCGCGACCGTTACGTCTTCCGTCCCGGCCGCGGCCCCGACGGCGCCGAACCCCCCAACGACTGGGTCTCCTCGTTCGGCGGCCCGGCCTGGACCCGGCTGCCGGACGGCGACTGGTACCTGCACCTGTTCGCCCCGCAGCAGCCCGATCTGAACTGGCAACACCCCGAGGTGCGCGCCGAGTTCGAGTCCATTCTGCGGTTCTGGTTCGCCCGGGGCGTGGACGGCTTCCGCATCGACGTCGCCCACGGCCTGATCAAGCACCCCGAACTGCCCGACCTGCCGCCGCCTCCGGCCGGCACCGGCCGGCGCCACCACCATCTCGACCACCCGCACTGGGACCGCGACGAGGTCCACGACATCTACCGGGCCTGGCGGAAGGTGGCCGACGAGTTCCCCGGCGACCGGTGCTTCGTCGCCGAGGCCTGGGCCGACACCCCCGAGCGGCTGGCGGCCTACGTCCGCCCGGACGGCCTGCACACCGCGTTCAACTTCGACTTCCTGATGGCCAGCTGGGACCCCAAGGACCTGCGCACGGTCATCGACGACTCCCTCGCCATGCTCGGCGCGGTCGGCGCGCCCGCCACCTGGGTGCTCTCCAACCACGACGTCATGCGCCATGCCAGCCGGTACGGCCGCCGGGCGGCCAGGCGCTGGGTGGCCAACGAGCGTTACGAGCCGCAGGGCCCCCTCGACCTCGAACTCGGCACCCGCCGTGCGCGCGCCGCCGCCCTGCTGATGCTCGCCCTGCCCGGCGGCGCCTACATCTACCAGGGTGAGGAACTCGGCCTGCCCGAGGTCGAGGACCTCCCGGACGCCGTCCTCCAGGACCCCGTCTGGGAACGCTCCGGGCACACCGACCGCGGCCGCGACGGCTGCCGTGTGCCCCTTCCCTGGTCCGGTCAGGCCGCCCCGTACGGCTTCAGCCCCGAGGGCTCCCCGGCCGCCCCCTGGCTGCCGCAGCCCGCCGACTGGGCGCCGCTCACCGCCGAGGCCCAGACCGGCGACGGCACTTCCATGCTGGAGCTGTACCGCACCGCGCTGCGCCGTCGCCGCGAGCACCCCGCCCTCGGCGACGGCACCCTCACCTGGCTGGACACCCCCGCCGACGTCCTGGCCTTCCGCCGCGACCCCGGCTTCCTGTGCGTGGTCAACCTCTCCGGCGAGCCGTACGAACTGCCCGCCCACAGCGCGGTCCTGCTGACCAGCGGACCCGTCGAGAACGGCCGGCTGGCCCCGGACCAGGCGGCCTGGCTGGCGGGGTAG
- a CDS encoding carbohydrate ABC transporter permease codes for MTTAVKWRGRLLYVGVAAVVAYCLAPFYWMLVSSLRRTSDIFDTSLVPSPVSFENYRSLFGASQGFTRALLNSLVVAGITTVLALLLATFTAYAMARLEFRFKRLILTLIIATSMFPVVSIVVPLLKLFTDIGWINTYQAMIVPSMSFALPLAVWNLTTFFRQMPDELEHAAMVDGCTRGQAFRKIIIPLAAPGIFTTAIITFIAAWNEFLIALSMTNRPDMQTAPVAISKFTGATTYETPFGSQMAAGVLVTIPLVVMVLLFQRRIVAGLTAGAAK; via the coding sequence ATGACGACCGCGGTGAAGTGGCGCGGCCGGCTGCTGTACGTGGGCGTCGCCGCGGTGGTGGCCTACTGCCTGGCGCCGTTCTACTGGATGCTGGTCTCCAGCCTGCGCCGCACCTCCGACATCTTCGACACCTCGCTCGTGCCGTCCCCGGTGTCGTTCGAGAACTACCGCTCCCTGTTCGGCGCCTCCCAGGGCTTCACCCGGGCGCTGCTCAACAGCCTCGTGGTGGCCGGGATCACGACCGTGCTGGCGCTGCTGCTGGCCACGTTCACCGCGTACGCCATGGCCAGGCTGGAGTTCCGCTTCAAGCGGCTGATCCTCACGCTGATCATCGCCACCTCGATGTTCCCGGTGGTGTCGATCGTGGTGCCGCTGCTGAAGCTGTTCACGGACATCGGCTGGATCAACACCTACCAGGCCATGATCGTGCCCAGCATGTCCTTCGCGCTGCCGCTCGCGGTGTGGAACCTGACCACGTTCTTCCGGCAGATGCCGGACGAGCTGGAGCACGCCGCCATGGTCGACGGCTGTACCCGCGGCCAGGCCTTCCGCAAGATCATCATCCCGCTCGCCGCGCCCGGCATCTTCACCACCGCGATCATCACGTTCATCGCCGCGTGGAACGAGTTCCTCATCGCCCTGTCGATGACCAACCGGCCGGACATGCAGACCGCCCCGGTCGCCATCTCCAAGTTCACCGGCGCCACGACGTACGAGACCCCGTTCGGCAGCCAGATGGCCGCCGGCGTCCTCGTCACGATCCCGCTGGTGGTCATGGTGCTGCTCTTCCAGCGCCGCATCGTCGCCGGTCTGACGGCCGGTGCCGCGAAGTAA